The following proteins come from a genomic window of Salinivibrio kushneri:
- a CDS encoding EAL domain-containing protein: MMAYTEILLVDDEPHILRALKRELRRFVAHIHTAESGQQALAILSEHHIGLVISDYRMPHMDGAELLINIHQRYPDIATIMLSGQADLPGVSRAINAGALSQYVSKPWDREVLCNTVKTILSNKQASLPHDTLTRCFSQDALNQRIQAMAVDVKTPWLVVVIDSQGTSTINETQSVMAGNHQLQRVSEHLHQITEFHWYRIADKFVGLLAYSSTGHCLLNALIESLNRAGEEKALPTQLMVSALRSWQEISFETIQARKAKKIPLYDAHYWLPCPDEHQDDATLRTLIRDIEAKHFEAFFQPQLNIVTGEIDGFEALVRRRLESGGYQSPAAFLPLLSQYKLEDVLTTAMFEQALEAIRLLRQADPLKTISVNVTARQLETGFVVGVIQRLLPDYPDDVPQLEVELVETDRIHNFTHAHQQMDRLKSLGISCALDDFGTGFAGFESMCDLPFDVIKIDGRFVRNIGQSEMDEVILSSISQSAALMNVEVVAEWVENQNQIDFLREKGCTRVQGYGIGAPLSRDHLLEFLATFKHNNMPSQA, translated from the coding sequence ATGATGGCGTACACGGAAATTCTATTGGTTGACGATGAGCCGCATATCCTACGTGCGCTAAAGCGAGAACTGCGTCGTTTTGTGGCGCATATTCATACCGCAGAGTCGGGCCAGCAGGCGCTTGCTATTTTATCTGAACATCACATTGGTCTCGTGATTTCCGATTATCGGATGCCGCACATGGACGGTGCGGAATTACTGATTAACATTCATCAACGTTATCCTGACATTGCCACCATCATGTTATCCGGACAAGCGGATCTGCCGGGTGTTTCCCGGGCCATCAATGCCGGAGCACTGAGCCAATACGTTAGCAAACCTTGGGATCGTGAGGTGTTGTGCAATACGGTTAAAACGATCTTGAGCAATAAACAAGCGTCTTTACCGCACGATACGCTGACGAGATGCTTTTCGCAAGACGCCCTTAATCAGCGCATTCAAGCTATGGCGGTGGATGTTAAAACGCCGTGGTTGGTGGTGGTTATTGATAGTCAAGGAACCAGCACGATCAATGAAACCCAGTCGGTGATGGCGGGGAATCATCAGTTACAGCGTGTCAGTGAACATCTTCATCAAATAACGGAATTTCACTGGTATCGCATCGCAGATAAGTTTGTGGGGTTGTTGGCGTACTCATCGACAGGTCATTGTTTGTTAAATGCGTTGATTGAGAGCTTGAACCGTGCCGGTGAGGAGAAAGCACTGCCTACACAATTGATGGTCAGCGCGCTTCGCTCTTGGCAGGAGATATCCTTCGAGACGATTCAGGCGCGTAAAGCGAAAAAAATACCGCTTTATGATGCGCACTATTGGCTTCCTTGTCCTGATGAGCATCAAGACGACGCAACGTTGCGTACTTTGATTCGCGATATTGAAGCCAAACACTTCGAGGCATTCTTTCAGCCACAATTGAATATTGTAACTGGCGAAATTGATGGCTTTGAAGCACTGGTGAGGCGTCGACTCGAATCGGGTGGTTATCAAAGTCCTGCGGCGTTTTTGCCTTTGCTAAGTCAATACAAGCTCGAAGACGTGTTAACCACCGCGATGTTTGAACAAGCACTGGAAGCGATTCGTTTATTACGCCAGGCAGACCCCCTCAAGACAATCAGTGTCAATGTGACCGCTCGCCAATTGGAGACGGGGTTTGTGGTAGGCGTGATTCAGCGCCTTTTACCTGACTATCCAGATGATGTCCCGCAACTGGAGGTTGAACTGGTCGAAACCGACAGGATTCATAACTTTACGCATGCCCACCAACAAATGGATCGTTTGAAATCACTCGGTATTTCCTGTGCGCTGGATGATTTTGGTACCGGCTTCGCTGGCTTTGAATCCATGTGTGATTTACCTTTTGACGTGATAAAAATTGATGGTCGCTTTGTTCGTAATATCGGCCAGAGTGAAATGGACGAAGTGATCTTGTCATCGATTAGCCAGAGTGCGGCGTTAATGAATGTAGAGGTGGTCGCTGAGTGGGTCGAAAATCAAAACCAAATTGATTTTTTGAGAGAAAAAGGATGCACGCGTGTACAGGGCTATGGCATTGGTGCGCCGCTTAGCCGTGATCATCTCCTTGAGTTTTTAGCGACTTTTAAACACAACAACATGCCCTCTCAAGCTTAG
- a CDS encoding ATP-binding protein, protein MEDNKISPAILNGLSIAVCLIDRDYRIVDANTCFLRSLNAANDTLVGDALLAHFPADHQFLQQNIDTVFSTQAPLQSSGAVIVDISGDVDAAYLWQDVEFLPILSAHGEVTQVAICFYRPTALAAPTRDALPSIPDTERLKRSTEAYQEVVSELKQLQRQLLQSEKMASIGQISAGIAHEINNPIAFISSNIRTLYDYLDKFTAYVRCLDEKIESTDNRALLADRQALKDDIQLSYLLEDASDLIEESLEGITRVMTIVKDLKEFSHVDNGEWATTDIRRGIDSTLKIIHNEIKYAIEIERNYAPQTPDILCQPMQLNQVFLNLLINAAHAIEGEGNIKISVAPLDDEHLIIEIKDNGQGIPEEALATIFEPFYTTKPVGQGTGLGLSVSRDIIVAHGGQITVTSEQGKGTTFTIVLPCSGNQAERISSPVHEVMKGGRSP, encoded by the coding sequence GTGGAGGATAACAAGATTTCACCCGCGATTTTAAATGGACTCTCTATCGCGGTATGTCTTATCGATCGCGACTATCGTATCGTTGACGCCAATACCTGCTTTCTTCGCAGCCTCAACGCAGCAAACGACACACTCGTTGGAGACGCGCTGTTAGCGCATTTTCCTGCTGATCATCAATTTTTACAACAAAACATCGACACGGTTTTCTCGACGCAAGCGCCATTGCAGTCATCCGGCGCTGTCATCGTAGATATATCCGGGGATGTTGATGCGGCATACCTATGGCAAGACGTCGAATTTCTTCCCATTCTGTCAGCGCATGGCGAGGTGACACAGGTTGCCATTTGTTTTTATCGCCCGACAGCGTTGGCGGCCCCTACGCGAGATGCTCTTCCCTCTATCCCAGATACTGAGCGACTCAAACGAAGCACTGAGGCGTATCAAGAGGTCGTTTCAGAACTCAAGCAGTTACAGCGTCAACTGCTTCAGTCAGAGAAAATGGCGTCGATTGGGCAAATATCGGCGGGCATTGCCCATGAAATTAATAACCCTATCGCTTTTATCTCCTCCAACATTCGCACGCTATACGACTATCTAGATAAATTTACCGCCTATGTCCGTTGCTTGGACGAAAAGATAGAGAGCACCGACAATAGGGCCTTACTGGCAGATCGGCAGGCGCTAAAAGACGATATTCAATTGAGTTATTTACTCGAAGATGCCAGCGATCTGATTGAAGAGTCGTTAGAAGGGATCACGCGAGTGATGACGATTGTCAAAGATCTCAAAGAATTTTCACACGTTGACAATGGTGAGTGGGCGACCACCGATATACGCCGTGGTATCGACTCGACACTGAAAATCATCCATAACGAGATTAAGTATGCGATTGAAATAGAGAGAAACTACGCGCCTCAGACACCTGATATCCTTTGTCAGCCCATGCAGTTGAATCAAGTTTTTCTCAATCTACTCATTAATGCCGCACACGCGATTGAGGGCGAGGGAAACATAAAGATTTCTGTCGCCCCCCTCGATGACGAGCATCTGATTATTGAAATCAAAGATAACGGCCAAGGGATCCCAGAAGAGGCGCTGGCGACGATTTTCGAGCCATTTTATACCACCAAACCGGTCGGGCAGGGGACGGGGCTTGGCTTGTCCGTCTCGCGCGATATTATTGTCGCTCACGGTGGCCAAATCACAGTAACCAGTGAGCAAGGAAAAGGGACGACGTTTACGATTGTGTTGCCCTGCTCGGGAAATCAGGCTGAGCGTATTTCTTCGCCAGTCCATGAGGTGATGAAAGGAGGGCGCAGCCCATGA
- a CDS encoding HDOD domain-containing protein: protein MNRPRFHVIYVDDDALTLKAIGRVIRRLKPSWAISLIKHPTQWEKGLLDDQSPSLVISDLLMPKLKGDALLEQVRARFPGTIRALITGDTRQKITELATPSVHFVLPKPFSEDDFDNVLNSVERLYKLPIDAETRNRLVGIEDFPVLPDCVRRLRATINDPHSDMEQIARVVSEEPPLVARLLQLANSAYLGFRNRTWSIETAINRLGIQSVESIAATMVGHNAFKHLSTKEHYAVVDEHIELANVSKSLGLFLGYDKAHAERLYLASVLSSLGELMARELGCRESGNNPICDLPARFDTALVVSSYIIILWGYDFELAEIVLASGAIPLSPESERTKDGALLQYCRQWIHANDIDKAKLLQSWSANIGAFFTQSYKETI, encoded by the coding sequence ATGAATAGGCCGCGTTTCCATGTCATCTACGTTGACGATGACGCGCTCACATTAAAGGCGATTGGTCGGGTGATTCGCCGCTTGAAACCGAGTTGGGCTATCAGTTTGATCAAGCATCCTACCCAGTGGGAGAAAGGCCTATTAGACGATCAGTCCCCCTCTTTGGTGATCAGTGATCTACTGATGCCCAAGCTCAAGGGGGATGCGTTATTGGAGCAGGTTCGAGCGCGCTTTCCTGGCACGATACGTGCCCTGATAACCGGGGATACGCGCCAAAAAATTACCGAACTCGCGACGCCTAGTGTGCACTTCGTCCTACCCAAACCCTTCTCTGAAGATGACTTTGATAATGTGCTTAATAGTGTTGAGCGCCTCTATAAGTTGCCGATTGATGCTGAAACGCGTAACCGGTTAGTTGGTATTGAGGACTTCCCCGTCTTGCCTGACTGCGTGCGCCGTTTACGTGCCACGATTAATGATCCCCATTCAGACATGGAACAAATTGCGCGAGTGGTCAGTGAAGAGCCTCCCCTCGTTGCCCGACTTTTACAGCTTGCTAATTCTGCTTATTTGGGCTTTCGAAACCGGACTTGGTCAATAGAAACGGCGATTAATCGACTGGGCATTCAATCGGTCGAGTCAATTGCTGCCACTATGGTGGGACATAATGCCTTTAAGCACTTGTCCACCAAAGAGCACTATGCGGTAGTGGATGAGCATATTGAACTGGCCAATGTGAGTAAGTCGCTGGGGCTATTCCTCGGGTATGACAAAGCGCATGCAGAGCGTTTGTATCTCGCATCAGTGTTATCCTCGTTAGGGGAACTGATGGCGCGAGAGCTTGGCTGTCGTGAAAGTGGCAACAATCCCATTTGCGATTTACCTGCCCGTTTTGATACTGCGCTTGTCGTCTCGAGTTATATCATTATTTTGTGGGGCTATGATTTTGAGCTTGCAGAGATTGTATTGGCAAGCGGCGCCATCCCGTTATCCCCTGAAAGTGAGCGAACCAAGGATGGAGCGCTATTGCAATACTGCCGGCAGTGGATTCATGCGAACGATATTGACAAAGCCAAGCTTTTACAGTCCTGGTCGGCCAATATCGGCGCTTTTTTTACTCAGTCGTATAAGGAGACGATTTGA
- a CDS encoding sphingomyelin phosphodiesterase, protein MKINKLLSTAAALLLSLSAHAGQLNVMAYNIMQLSNLQDWDQAERAARLPQAIADMDTQPDVILISEAFNAEAEQAMSQLASLYPYQTPNVGQDCSGDGWDALTGDCSNSLFVVRGGVTILSKYPILTQKAHVYHQSLKGSWDYQANKGFAYVEINKEGEAFHLIGTHLQATHDGMSDEEHQVRLGQLSEIKDFIDKAAIPADEPVIIGGDMNVEWSRQDEINDMKVVLNGALRFTEPEVTSFSAKHNWFTKANAYHFEYDLNYNTTLDYILWSRDHAVPANQPEMKVVQLTANNDWYWDYLEGEWPQAAGQTYHDGYYNELSDHYPVMVQFEFE, encoded by the coding sequence ATGAAAATTAATAAACTGCTCTCAACGGCAGCCGCGTTACTGCTCAGCCTCAGTGCGCATGCGGGTCAGCTTAACGTCATGGCATATAACATTATGCAACTCAGTAACCTACAAGACTGGGATCAAGCTGAGCGTGCAGCCCGTCTGCCGCAAGCGATTGCCGATATGGACACGCAGCCTGATGTGATTTTGATCAGTGAGGCCTTTAACGCTGAAGCCGAGCAAGCGATGAGCCAGCTTGCTAGCTTATATCCCTATCAAACACCGAATGTTGGACAAGACTGCAGTGGGGACGGTTGGGATGCGCTGACTGGGGATTGCTCCAATTCTTTATTTGTCGTTCGTGGCGGCGTGACTATCCTCTCCAAGTACCCCATTTTGACTCAAAAAGCGCACGTTTATCATCAAAGTTTGAAAGGTAGCTGGGACTATCAAGCTAACAAAGGCTTTGCATACGTCGAGATCAATAAAGAAGGTGAAGCCTTTCATTTAATTGGCACGCATTTACAGGCAACGCACGATGGTATGTCTGATGAGGAGCACCAAGTGCGTCTTGGTCAGCTTAGCGAAATCAAAGACTTTATCGACAAAGCAGCGATCCCTGCTGACGAGCCTGTGATTATTGGTGGTGACATGAACGTAGAGTGGAGTCGCCAAGATGAGATCAACGACATGAAAGTGGTATTAAATGGCGCATTGCGCTTCACCGAGCCTGAGGTAACGTCTTTTTCCGCCAAGCATAATTGGTTCACGAAAGCGAACGCGTATCACTTTGAATATGACCTTAACTACAACACCACGTTAGATTATATTTTGTGGAGTCGTGACCATGCAGTGCCTGCCAATCAACCTGAGATGAAGGTGGTGCAATTAACGGCTAACAATGATTGGTATTGGGACTACCTTGAAGGCGAGTGGCCGCAAGCGGCTGGACAAACCTATCATGATGGTTACTACAATGAGCTCTCTGACCACTACCCGGTCATGGTACAGTTTGAATTTGAGTAA